A stretch of [Clostridium] innocuum DNA encodes these proteins:
- a CDS encoding PTS sugar transporter subunit IIB, which yields MPDIVLTRIDNRLIHGQVATQWCGVVGANLLLVANDAVSTDEFRQGLMNMAAPAYAQTRFFSIQKTIDIIGKASPAQHIAIICETPQDVLRLVEGGVPIKKVNIGNMHMADGKRQVATSVAVDDDDVATFKKLQDLGVELEIKRVPDTPVENLDKLFK from the coding sequence ATGCCAGATATCGTATTAACAAGAATTGATAACCGTTTGATTCACGGACAGGTTGCAACACAGTGGTGTGGAGTTGTAGGAGCTAACCTTCTGTTAGTAGCCAATGATGCAGTGTCTACAGATGAATTCCGTCAGGGATTGATGAACATGGCTGCACCGGCTTATGCGCAGACACGTTTCTTCTCAATTCAGAAGACAATTGACATTATCGGAAAAGCAAGTCCAGCACAGCACATTGCAATTATCTGTGAAACTCCACAGGATGTACTAAGATTAGTAGAAGGTGGAGTACCGATTAAGAAAGTCAATATCGGAAACATGCATATGGCAGACGGCAAGCGTCAGGTTGCCACCAGCGTTGCTGTAGATGATGACGATGTTGCAACTTTCAAGAAACTACAGGACTTGGGCGTAGAGCTGGAAATTAAACGTGTTCCAGATACACCTGTAGAAAATCTTGATAAATTATTCAAATAA
- a CDS encoding YvcK family protein, with protein sequence MKNVVVIGGGTGLSVMLRGMKQIENINLTAIVTVADDGGSTGRIRRQFHIPAMGDVRNVMCAMAEEESIFTSLMNYRFDGECDDVGGHNLGNLILTAMTKTTGSFMEAIRTFSKFLNVKGQIIPSSLQVITLYAVMEDGTIVRGESNIPNFNNRIEKVFYQQRVEPTREALQAIHEADVIVYGIGSLYTSIMPNLIVDGVVEQLRSNPVKKIYFCNAMTQPGETDDFTLEQHVAAIQKHSFPEAVDIVITHNNRAEPHILEKYKDMGSEPVRVAQEEHSYQILYRDVLNFDDDLIRHDSNKIRDVLGEIINSKDE encoded by the coding sequence ATGAAAAATGTAGTCGTAATCGGCGGAGGGACTGGTTTATCTGTTATGCTGCGTGGTATGAAGCAGATTGAGAATATCAATCTGACGGCCATTGTCACCGTAGCAGATGACGGGGGAAGCACCGGGCGGATCCGACGTCAGTTTCATATCCCTGCCATGGGAGATGTACGCAATGTCATGTGCGCCATGGCGGAGGAGGAGAGTATCTTTACGTCTCTTATGAACTATCGCTTTGACGGGGAATGTGATGATGTCGGCGGACACAACCTGGGAAACCTGATCCTGACCGCCATGACAAAAACAACCGGAAGCTTTATGGAAGCTATCCGTACATTCTCAAAGTTTCTCAACGTGAAGGGTCAAATCATCCCAAGCTCGCTGCAGGTCATCACCCTGTATGCCGTAATGGAGGATGGAACGATTGTACGTGGGGAAAGCAATATTCCGAATTTCAACAACCGCATTGAAAAGGTGTTCTATCAGCAGCGTGTGGAGCCAACCAGAGAAGCCCTGCAGGCAATTCATGAGGCGGATGTTATCGTATACGGTATCGGAAGTCTGTATACCAGCATAATGCCCAATCTGATCGTGGACGGTGTGGTTGAGCAGCTGCGCAGCAATCCGGTAAAAAAGATTTACTTCTGCAATGCCATGACACAGCCTGGAGAAACCGATGATTTCACGCTGGAGCAGCACGTAGCGGCGATACAGAAGCACTCCTTTCCGGAAGCAGTGGATATCGTAATCACCCACAACAATCGTGCAGAACCGCATATTCTTGAAAAATATAAGGATATGGGAAGTGAACCTGTACGGGTTGCACAGGAGGAGCATTCCTATCAAATTCTATATCGGGATGTATTGAATTTCGATGATGATCTGATCCGCCATGATTCAAATAAAATCCGGGATGTTCTCGGAGAGATTATAAACAGTAAGGATGAATAG
- a CDS encoding AraC family transcriptional regulator, which translates to MFNKTTSFIFNKYGEIVNELTKHQTPKLSRTIVKLKDKSFDNFMFYTSDIYVRVQSGIVMLVVTKDDTARSYERFVVHRHIKIRKGVKFNFLCISSSAKLEVEMDFKAKKRQMSTYDHNPIVYEPIVPTFEIKEILAYYYQVRNASYTFPGEKHNYWELTFIDNGELETTVDGETYQLDELDLILYAPGQYHTQKTGHAKSCSYLTIMFDMEIPDSYLVTNRVYNAHRDIHNALNNFIKVSGNDMLYDSELMLCYMKELLIKILQYDFLTSSPVASTPMQQRFENELLNEIVIFINDSIYEQITIEEICLKFSISRSSLQTLFKNNLGVAPKQYISDLKLNKSKLLIKESVYTISEIASMMGFTSIHYFSRKFKQQFGITPTDYAKTIYN; encoded by the coding sequence TTGTTTAATAAAACAACAAGTTTTATTTTCAATAAATACGGTGAAATCGTCAATGAACTCACAAAGCACCAGACACCGAAGCTCAGTCGCACAATTGTAAAGCTGAAGGACAAGAGCTTTGATAATTTCATGTTCTATACCAGTGACATCTATGTTCGCGTACAGAGCGGGATCGTTATGCTGGTCGTCACAAAGGACGATACGGCCAGAAGCTATGAGCGTTTTGTTGTACATCGCCATATCAAAATACGAAAGGGTGTTAAATTCAATTTTCTATGCATATCCTCCAGTGCAAAGCTGGAGGTGGAAATGGATTTCAAGGCAAAGAAGAGGCAGATGTCTACCTATGATCATAATCCAATCGTCTATGAGCCAATCGTACCAACCTTTGAAATAAAAGAAATTCTAGCCTATTATTATCAGGTCCGCAATGCCAGCTATACCTTTCCGGGTGAGAAGCACAATTACTGGGAGCTGACCTTCATTGACAATGGTGAGCTGGAAACAACTGTGGATGGAGAAACATATCAGCTGGATGAGTTGGATCTTATTTTATATGCACCCGGACAGTACCATACTCAGAAAACCGGTCATGCGAAATCATGTTCCTATTTAACTATCATGTTTGATATGGAAATACCTGATTCCTATCTTGTCACAAATCGTGTCTACAATGCCCACCGTGATATTCACAACGCCTTAAACAATTTTATTAAGGTCTCCGGAAATGATATGCTTTATGACAGTGAATTGATGCTTTGTTACATGAAGGAGCTGCTTATCAAAATTCTGCAATATGACTTCCTCACAAGCTCCCCTGTCGCATCAACACCGATGCAGCAGCGTTTTGAGAATGAGCTGTTAAATGAAATCGTAATTTTTATCAACGACAGCATCTATGAACAGATTACCATTGAAGAAATCTGTCTGAAATTCTCAATATCACGCTCCAGCCTGCAGACGCTCTTTAAAAATAACCTCGGAGTTGCGCCGAAACAGTATATCAGCGATCTGAAGCTTAACAAAAGCAAGCTGCTCATTAAAGAGAGTGTCTACACAATCAGCGAAATCGCCAGTATGATGGGATTTACCTCCATTCACTATTTTTCAAGGAAATTCAAGCAACAATTCGGTATCACTCCGACAGACTATGCAAAGACGATTTATAATTAG
- a CDS encoding GNAT family N-acetyltransferase, producing the protein MLRDAGKQDKAEIYELWKQSYPNQNRNYLNFYFKNIFDKGRCIALEQDQRIISSLQLNEHILRLRDKQLKISYILGVSTLPDYRRRGHMRRLMESALDEAGHNHLVTLIRGFYPKLYEQFGFETVYERKLYTVPRECLHKVSLTNISYAAEPQELLQAYQNFTKHFDGCYVRDQEYYVLLQNEIVVTQKQMVVYRNRQGEVCGYLIFHKKKQEIHVEEAIYLESVVLMRLLKAAIGREQEILVEVSQSEKLEKIFPLLIPKKQPFIMARINNPELFNKLYNLEVKSAAEAFASALRPLWIHEYY; encoded by the coding sequence ATGCTGAGAGATGCAGGGAAGCAGGACAAGGCAGAAATATATGAATTATGGAAGCAGTCGTATCCAAATCAAAACCGAAATTATCTGAATTTTTATTTTAAAAATATATTCGACAAGGGACGCTGTATTGCTCTGGAACAGGATCAGCGCATTATTTCCAGTCTGCAGCTCAATGAGCATATCCTTCGTTTACGCGACAAGCAGCTGAAAATCAGCTACATACTCGGTGTGTCCACGCTGCCTGATTATCGCAGAAGAGGACATATGCGCAGACTGATGGAATCGGCGCTTGATGAGGCGGGACACAATCATCTGGTAACACTGATTCGCGGCTTTTATCCAAAGCTGTATGAGCAGTTCGGATTTGAGACCGTGTATGAGAGAAAGCTGTATACGGTTCCCAGAGAATGTCTGCACAAGGTTTCGCTGACAAACATATCCTATGCGGCTGAGCCGCAGGAGCTGTTACAGGCCTATCAGAATTTTACAAAGCACTTTGACGGCTGCTATGTGCGTGATCAGGAATATTATGTACTTCTGCAAAACGAAATTGTGGTTACACAGAAGCAGATGGTGGTATATCGGAACCGGCAGGGGGAGGTTTGCGGCTATCTGATTTTCCATAAGAAAAAGCAGGAGATTCATGTGGAAGAAGCAATCTATCTGGAATCTGTCGTATTGATGCGTCTGTTGAAGGCGGCAATCGGCAGGGAACAGGAGATACTTGTAGAGGTATCCCAGAGTGAGAAGCTGGAAAAAATATTTCCGCTGCTGATTCCAAAAAAACAGCCATTCATCATGGCCAGAATCAATAATCCGGAGCTTTTCAACAAGCTTTACAATCTGGAGGTGAAATCCGCTGCCGAGGCCTTTGCTTCTGCACTGCGGCCGCTCTGGATTCATGAATATTATTAA
- the yajC gene encoding preprotein translocase subunit YajC, whose protein sequence is MIDWHTILWCCITLGFLLICFLLIYYIVSARMMKKKREELKDQLNRMKPGKDILFAGGIRGKIIRAKEEYLDVEVAKGIEITISRLAVNQVLEKKNSSKTK, encoded by the coding sequence ATGATTGATTGGCATACCATACTCTGGTGCTGCATCACCCTTGGTTTTCTGCTCATCTGCTTTCTGCTCATCTATTATATCGTGAGCGCACGTATGATGAAAAAGAAAAGAGAAGAACTGAAGGATCAGCTCAATCGTATGAAGCCGGGGAAGGATATCCTGTTCGCAGGCGGTATCAGGGGAAAGATTATCCGTGCAAAGGAAGAGTACCTCGATGTTGAAGTGGCAAAAGGAATTGAAATTACAATTTCCAGACTTGCGGTCAACCAGGTGCTGGAGAAAAAAAACTCTTCGAAAACAAAATAA
- a CDS encoding PTS sugar transporter subunit IIA, whose protein sequence is MIGLIVTGHGNFASGLTSSLKLIAGEPKNYVAVDFLESYSVDDLERELTKALDELKDCEGVLVLSDLGGGSPFKTAVMVGYPRGNVEVVAGTNLPMLIEVNMGRQFVEELGMLTEMAMNTGKDQVVRYEFKPVQQEEPTDGI, encoded by the coding sequence ATGATCGGACTAATCGTAACCGGACACGGTAATTTTGCATCCGGATTGACCAGCTCATTGAAGCTGATTGCCGGAGAACCAAAGAATTATGTAGCAGTAGACTTCCTGGAAAGCTATTCTGTAGATGACCTGGAACGCGAATTAACAAAAGCACTGGACGAGCTGAAGGACTGCGAAGGCGTTCTGGTTCTGTCTGACCTTGGTGGAGGGTCTCCATTCAAAACTGCAGTTATGGTAGGATACCCGAGAGGCAATGTTGAAGTTGTTGCCGGTACAAACCTGCCGATGCTGATTGAAGTCAATATGGGACGCCAGTTTGTAGAAGAACTGGGTATGCTGACTGAAATGGCAATGAACACTGGAAAAGATCAGGTTGTTCGTTATGAATTTAAGCCTGTTCAGCAGGAAGAGCCAACAGACGGAATCTAA
- the rapZ gene encoding RNase adapter RapZ, whose translation MNEQNVVLITGMSGAGKTTAMGILEDMGYHCIDNFPVQLLESLGKIINAKPDPRYSNIALATTAIDYPKFLQYFENIDVNVRVVFLDASNEKLLLRYKFTRRHHPMMMFSKANTLEEAIEVERDMFNALNERAILHIDTTMMDQHGLKSVLMEKLSLNSKPVFSISFVSFGFKHGVPMDVDLVFDVRFLPNPYYIEELREQTGDDAPVYDYVMSFDQTKEFIRHLKSFLDYVFIQYKNEKKNHLTVGIGCTGGHHRSVSVTNWLYSHYRDQYHCYKSHRDKKVG comes from the coding sequence ATGAACGAACAGAACGTAGTATTGATAACAGGAATGTCCGGAGCCGGTAAAACGACGGCCATGGGTATTCTGGAGGATATGGGATATCACTGCATTGATAATTTCCCCGTGCAGCTGCTGGAATCTCTGGGAAAAATTATCAACGCCAAGCCGGATCCGCGCTACAGCAATATCGCTCTGGCAACGACGGCGATCGATTATCCGAAGTTCCTGCAGTATTTTGAGAATATAGATGTAAATGTACGCGTGGTTTTTCTGGACGCATCCAATGAAAAGCTGCTGCTGCGCTATAAATTCACAAGACGCCATCACCCGATGATGATGTTTTCCAAGGCGAATACGCTGGAGGAGGCTATCGAGGTGGAACGTGATATGTTCAACGCGCTGAATGAACGTGCGATCCTTCACATCGACACGACCATGATGGATCAGCACGGCTTGAAAAGTGTGCTGATGGAGAAGCTCTCACTCAACAGCAAGCCGGTCTTCTCGATTTCCTTCGTATCCTTCGGCTTTAAGCATGGCGTACCGATGGATGTAGACCTTGTTTTTGATGTCAGATTTCTTCCAAATCCATATTATATAGAGGAGCTGCGTGAACAGACTGGCGATGATGCTCCGGTCTATGATTATGTCATGAGCTTTGATCAGACGAAGGAATTTATCCGTCATCTGAAAAGCTTTCTGGACTATGTGTTTATCCAGTATAAAAATGAAAAGAAAAATCATTTAACCGTGGGAATCGGCTGTACCGGAGGGCACCACCGAAGCGTGTCTGTCACCAACTGGCTGTATTCCCACTATAGGGACCAGTATCATTGCTATAAATCACACAGAGATAAGAAAGTAGGCTGA
- the whiA gene encoding DNA-binding protein WhiA, translated as MSFTTEVKSQIAANELHPCCMKAELTAVLQMCSTMNFTSEGMHLTVKTENANTAKRVFRFLKELYQVDTQLSVIKKMKLKKNNIYVIRVKNKAMEILRDLEIMTERGLQNHPSSKMVRKECCARAYLAGAFLAGGSVNSPSKSNYHLEISTQNVDLAKFIWKLMQRFDLPAKQIRRRNQEVVYLKASDKISDFLRCVGASDAVFTFEDSRIQRDFMNSLTRLDNCELANEMKSITAGKKQLEDIQWIETYRTLDSLPEKLQHVAYARKQLPEASLNELCEYCAEEFNETISKSGMKHRLAKLRELADQYRKE; from the coding sequence ATGTCGTTTACAACGGAAGTAAAATCGCAGATTGCGGCAAATGAGCTGCATCCCTGCTGCATGAAGGCGGAGCTGACTGCTGTCTTGCAGATGTGCTCTACGATGAATTTTACATCGGAGGGTATGCATCTGACGGTAAAGACGGAAAATGCCAATACCGCCAAGCGTGTGTTTCGCTTTTTAAAAGAGCTGTATCAGGTGGATACACAGCTGTCTGTCATAAAGAAGATGAAGCTGAAGAAAAACAACATCTATGTAATCCGCGTGAAAAACAAGGCGATGGAAATACTTCGTGATCTGGAAATTATGACAGAGCGCGGACTGCAGAACCATCCCTCCAGCAAGATGGTACGCAAGGAATGCTGTGCCAGAGCATATCTGGCGGGTGCGTTTCTGGCCGGAGGGTCTGTGAATTCTCCAAGCAAATCCAACTACCATCTGGAAATCAGTACCCAGAATGTGGATTTGGCCAAATTCATATGGAAGCTGATGCAGCGCTTTGATCTTCCTGCCAAGCAGATCCGGCGTCGGAATCAGGAGGTTGTCTACCTGAAGGCCAGTGATAAAATCAGTGACTTTCTGCGCTGTGTGGGAGCAAGTGATGCGGTATTCACCTTTGAGGACAGCCGTATCCAACGGGATTTCATGAATTCCTTAACACGGTTGGACAACTGTGAGCTGGCAAATGAAATGAAAAGCATAACCGCCGGCAAAAAACAGCTGGAGGATATTCAGTGGATTGAGACCTATCGCACCCTGGACAGCCTTCCGGAAAAGCTTCAGCATGTCGCATATGCCAGAAAACAGCTGCCGGAAGCCAGCCTGAACGAGCTGTGTGAATACTGTGCAGAGGAATTCAATGAAACGATATCCAAATCCGGTATGAAGCATCGCCTTGCAAAGCTGCGGGAACTGGCAGATCAGTATCGCAAGGAATAA
- a CDS encoding nuclease translates to MKLRLFIMFALFPFLHATSYSAKLVSCSKDQIVLKSQDSEFRVSLFNTKITKEEGWQKTCELLEDATSIRFEIDPSSKIEEPVPVYLFADDKLVQEELMKQGHAYPMIRNPEYTYEKRLESAYDATQTMAKPAEVKTKSRPALVGPLYFGAALLLWLLMLLYMLHRRKKKQRTVEKEQTDAEAG, encoded by the coding sequence ATGAAATTAAGACTGTTTATTATGTTTGCACTTTTTCCTTTCCTGCATGCGACAAGCTATTCTGCAAAGCTGGTCAGCTGCAGCAAGGATCAGATTGTTTTGAAAAGTCAGGACAGTGAATTCAGAGTTTCGCTGTTCAATACGAAAATAACAAAGGAGGAGGGCTGGCAAAAGACCTGTGAGCTGCTGGAGGATGCAACATCCATCCGTTTTGAAATTGATCCTTCCAGCAAGATCGAAGAGCCGGTTCCCGTGTATCTGTTCGCTGATGATAAGCTGGTACAGGAGGAGCTGATGAAGCAGGGGCACGCCTATCCGATGATCCGCAATCCGGAATATACGTATGAAAAACGTCTGGAAAGTGCCTATGATGCCACACAGACGATGGCTAAGCCTGCCGAAGTGAAAACCAAAAGCCGTCCTGCACTTGTCGGCCCGCTGTATTTCGGTGCTGCTTTACTGCTCTGGCTGCTCATGCTGCTGTATATGCTGCACAGACGCAAAAAGAAGCAGCGGACTGTGGAAAAAGAACAGACAGATGCCGAGGCAGGTTAA
- a CDS encoding SIS domain-containing protein, with product MIFGKDTKEWESLKGIYTATEINQQPNTWKKTIKQVEEHKEEIKAFIENVTKHDDYDIILTGAGTSEFVGNAIFTYVSKRTNYKTKSYATTDIVAAPENYLSQTKPTLLISYGRSGNSPESVGAVDVADEVCGKNLYHLFITCNHEGALSKAAEKRENAYAINLTPETHDQSFAMTSSFSNMMLATLLCFSLDNLDEVKAELEDVIKAAERMLANNWEFFKDAVGAYDFNRIVYLGANCLKGIAQESQLKILELTAGRVATMYDSPMGFRHGPKSIINDDTLTIVYLSDDPYTRQYEVDLIKEMSPQRKGNKLMAIMNKRDEEVAGLVDYAFSFDLDNEHENAFLGFDYIVAAQVLALFKSLSYDITPDNPCPTGEVNRVVKGVILHPYTKR from the coding sequence ATGATCTTTGGAAAAGACACAAAAGAATGGGAAAGTTTAAAAGGAATTTACACGGCAACAGAAATTAACCAGCAGCCGAACACCTGGAAAAAAACAATCAAGCAGGTAGAGGAACACAAGGAAGAAATCAAGGCATTTATCGAAAACGTAACGAAACACGATGACTATGATATCATTCTGACAGGCGCAGGTACCAGTGAATTCGTTGGAAACGCCATCTTCACATATGTGAGCAAGAGAACAAACTATAAAACAAAATCATATGCCACTACAGATATCGTGGCAGCTCCGGAAAACTATCTGTCACAGACAAAACCAACCCTGCTGATTTCTTACGGACGCAGCGGAAACTCACCGGAATCTGTAGGTGCAGTAGATGTAGCGGATGAAGTATGCGGTAAGAATCTGTATCATCTGTTTATTACCTGCAATCATGAGGGTGCTCTTTCAAAGGCAGCGGAAAAAAGAGAGAATGCATATGCAATCAATCTGACTCCTGAAACACACGATCAAAGCTTCGCTATGACTTCCAGCTTCTCTAATATGATGCTGGCTACCCTGCTGTGCTTCAGTCTGGATAATCTGGATGAAGTGAAAGCAGAGCTGGAGGACGTTATAAAGGCTGCAGAAAGAATGCTTGCCAACAACTGGGAATTCTTCAAGGATGCTGTAGGCGCATATGACTTCAACCGTATCGTTTATCTTGGCGCAAACTGCCTGAAGGGAATCGCACAGGAATCTCAGCTGAAGATTCTGGAGCTGACTGCCGGACGCGTTGCGACAATGTATGATTCTCCAATGGGATTCCGTCATGGACCGAAATCCATCATCAATGATGACACCCTGACCATCGTTTATCTGAGTGACGATCCATATACCCGTCAGTATGAAGTGGATCTGATTAAGGAAATGAGCCCACAGCGTAAAGGAAACAAGCTGATGGCAATCATGAATAAGAGAGATGAAGAGGTTGCAGGTCTGGTTGACTATGCATTCTCATTCGATCTGGACAATGAGCATGAAAACGCATTCCTTGGATTTGATTACATCGTTGCTGCACAGGTACTTGCATTATTCAAATCTTTATCATATGATATAACTCCGGATAACCCATGTCCTACAGGAGAGGTTAACCGTGTTGTAAAGGGCGTAATTCTGCACCCTTACACAAAGAGATAG